Part of the Syntrophales bacterium genome is shown below.
AACTCTCTGACATCCGGGGGAAGATAATGAAATTCACCTTCAGAGACGTAGGGAGGATTGGAAACAATGCAATCAAATTTCTCTGCGGACACAGGCTCGAACAGGTTCCCTATCCGGAAAGAAATCCTGCCATCAACACCATTTTTGCGGGCATTTCTCATGGCGACCTCGATAGCCCCCGGGGAGATGTCGGTAGCCACAATCCGTGCCTCCTTCAATTCAAAGGCCAGGGCGACACCGATGGCCCCGCTGCCCGTGCCGATGTCGAGAATACTGGGATCTTTATAATCCATCTCTGAACAGACTTTTATGACTTCCTCTACAAGAACTTCTGTCTCCGGCCTCGGCACGAGTACTTGGTCGTTGACTTCAAAAACGAGGGACCAGAACTCTTTCTGACCAACGATGTAGGCAACCGGTTCCCACTGTTGCCTTCTTGCAATCCAGGACTGGAATGCACGAATCTCTTCGTCTGCCAGTGACCTTTCGGGATGCCTGTAGAGGCCGAGACGGTCAGTTCTTAGATAATGAAAGAGGAGAACCTCAGCATCGAGCCAGGGGGTGGGAAGACCTCTACGCTCAAGGTCAATAGCCGTTATGTTCAGGGTAGTCCGGATATCCATAGGTAGTTCAAAGTTCAAAGCTGAAGGCTCATAGTTCATGACTTATGACTGACGACTTATGACTGACGACTAATGGAGAGATTGTTTCAACGCCTCGGCCTGGAAATGGGTTGTCAGGGCATCAATTATCTCCTGGATGTTTCCATCAAGAAAATTCTCCAGATCATAACGTGTCAGGCCTATACGGTGATCGGTAACTCTTCCCTGGGGGAAATTATAAGTTCTGATCCTCTCACTTCTATCCCCGCTTCCCACCTGGCTTTTTCTCGCTTCCGAGATCTCTGCGTTCTGCTTCTTCACCATCATGTCCAGTAGCCTCGCCCTCAGGATCTTCATGGCCTTTGCCTTATTTTTAAGCTGGGATTTCTCATCCTGGCAGGTAACCACCAGAGAGGTGGGCAGGTGGGTAATCCTTACGGCAGAATCTGTCGTATTTACACTCTGTCCCCCATGGCCGCTGGAGTGATAGACATCAATTCGCAATTCATTGGGATCAATATGAACTTCTACCTCTTCTGCCTCCGGAAGGACGGCTACCGTAACCGCAGAGGTATGGATACGTCCCTGGGCCTCTGTAATGGGAACCCTCTGGACCCGGTGGACGCCGCTTTCGTACTTTAGCTTGCTATAGGCACCTTTCCCTTCAATGAGGGCGATGATTTCCTTAAAGCCCCCTACGCCACCGGCCGGGTTACTGCTCATTACCTCTACCTTCCACCGGTTTAGTTCCGCATGTCTTGCATACATCCGGAAAAGGTCCCCGGCGAAAAGCCCCGCCTCATCACCACCGGTGCCCGCCCTGATTTCGAGGAGCACATTCCTGTCATCATTCTGGTCCCTGGGAAGGAGGAGAATCTTTAATCTGTCTTCTAAAACTACTAAGTTTTCCCTAAGCTGAGGTATCTCCTCCTTGACGATTTCTTTCAGCTCCTCGTCATTTCCCCGCAGGAGATCCTGGTCTTCCTCGAGACGGCCTCTTGTTTTCTCGTATTCCCTGTAAGTTTTCACAAGATCACGTAGATCTGCATGCTCCCTGGCATATTTCTGATAGACCTGGGGTTTGGCGACGATGTCAGGGTTACTCAATCGCCTTTCCAGTTCTTCATACCTTGTCTCAACATCTTTAAGTCTGTCGAACATAACTTCACATCATCTATGGGCAGTTGTAGGTTGTGGGGTCGTATGTCATACGTCTTTCAATTTTCAACTTACGACTTATGACTTATGACTTACGACTTACGACTATTGTTTTACCCCGTACTTCTTATGGAACCGTTCCACACGGCCGGCGGTATCAACGATCTTCTGTTTGCCCGTCATAAAAGGGTGGCAGCGGGAACATATATCCACCTTTATGCCCTGTTTGGTAGACATGGTCTCAATGACGTTCCCACAGACGCAGGTAATTGTTGTTTTCTTATATTCTGGATGAATACCTTTTTTCATCGTTCCCCTCCTTTGTTTAGGCTGAAGGCTGAAGACTGAAGGCTATAAAACATCTCGCAAGACACGAATCAAGCCATTCAAAACCTTCATAGCCTTCAGCCTTCAGCCTATCCACCTAAGAATTTACTGATTCATGGAATCTAAGAAGGCCTGATTCGTTTCTGTCTTCCGTATCTTGTCAATGATAAATTCCATGGCATCCAACGGATTCATCTCCTGAAGAAGCCTCCTTAATATCCATATCCTGTTGAGGTTATGCTTCAGTATCAGGAGTTCTTCCTTTCTGGTACCGGAACGGATGAGGTCAAAGGCGGGAAACACCCTTCTATCAGCGATCCTGCGATCTAAGTGCAGTTCCATGTTTCCGGTTCCCTTGAACTCTTCAAAGATGACTTCATCCATTCTGCTTCCTGTGTCAATGAGGGCTGTGGAAATAATGGTCAGGCTGCCCCCATTTTCGATGTTCCTGGCGGCGCCGAAGAATCGTTTCGGTTTGTGCAGGGCATTGGAATCAACGCCACCGGACAGGACCTTGCCGCTGGGTGGAACCACCGTATTATAGGCCCTGGCCAGCCTGGTGATACTGTCAAGAAGGATGACGACATCCCTGTTATGTTCGACGAGACGCTTCGCCTTTTCAATGACCATTTCGGCAACCTGGACGTGCCGTGCAGCCGGCTCATCAAAGGTCGAGGATATGACCTCCCCCGCCACATTTCGCTGCATATCGGTCACTTCTTCGGGACGTTCATCAATCAGCAGAACCATCAAAATGACCTCTTTATGGTTAGTGGTAATACTGTGGGCTATATCCTGAAGTAAAACCGTTTTACCCGCCCTCGGGGGGGACACGATCAGCCCCCTCTGACCTTTACCGATGGGCGTAAAAAGGTCTATAATCCTTGTGGATAAGTTTCCCGGATTGGCCTCAAGGTTCAGTTTCTCCTGAGGATAAAGTGGTGTGAGGTTGTCGAAGAGGATTTTGTCTCTCGCTGCCTCGGGATTCTCAAAATTGACCGTATCCACCTTGAGAAGGGCAAAATATTTCTCTCCCTCCTTGGGTGGTCTGACCTCACCTGAGACCGTGTCTCCGGTCCTCATACTGAATCTTCGGATCTGCGAGGGGGAAATATAGATATCATCTGGACTGGGGAGATAGTTATAATCTACCGCCCGGAGAAAGCCAAAACCATCCGGCAGGATTTCCAGAACACCGGCCCCGGAAATCACCCCATTTTTTTCTGCTTGGGCCTGCAGAATAGCAAAGATCAGATCCTGCCTCCTCAGGCCGCTGGCACCATTGACATTTAACTCTTTGGCCATACTTGTAAGCCTACTGATTGGTTGTCTCTTGATTTCCTCAATATTCATAACCGATTCCTTGTACGTTTTTTCCCACACCCTGATTGCAGCACGTATTACACGCCTCTCGGTTCCAATAAATCTGCCGGTATTCCTTTAAAGAAATATCAGTTTTATCAGACACTGAGTCCTGGAAAAGAAGGATGTGGATTAAGATAATGGGTTGCCAATTTTGAACTCTAAGATTCCAGAAAGGAAGGATTTAGCATACATCTTCTTACTTTTTTATTCTTTTTATACCAAACTTTTTACCATGTCAAGCACTTTTTAATGCCTCTTAGGGGTTCATACAAGATGATTTCTACGCCTGAGAAAATCACAGAGCCTGGCCATGTCGTCCGGCATGGGAGACGAAAAAGTCATTTCCGCATTGTTAATGGGGTGGGAGAAGGCAATCCGGCTTGCATGCAGCGCCTGCCTGGTCATTGTTCTCATCTCTGCCCTCAGAAGCGGATCCCCTATGGCGCCGACTCTTCTTGAGCTGCCGTAGATGTTGTCCCCCACCACAGGGTAACTCATGGCGTTTAAGTGGACCCTGATCTGGTGAGTCCTTCCCGTTTCCGTATCCACATCGAGGAGGGTTGCCACCCGGTACCTCTTGGAGACCCGCCAGCGTGTGATGGCCTCCCTTCCCCTCCTGCTCCTCGTGGACATCTTCTTTCGATCCACGGGGTGCCTTCCCACCGACGCATCAATCATGCCCTGATCCCCTTCCACATCTCCATACACGAGAACCTTGTAACTTTTCTGAACCTGATGTTTCTTGAACTGGGCGGCAAGCCCCCGGTGGGCTTCATCGGATTTGGCCACGACCAGCAGGCCGGATGTTCCCTTATCCAGGCGGTGAATAATTCCGGGTCTCAAGACCCCCCCGATTCCTGAGAGATCCTTGCAGTGGAAGAGGAGGGCATTGACCAGGGTGCCCCGATCGTGACCCGGCGCTGGATGGACGACCATCCCGGCAGGTTTGTCAACCACAAGGAGAAAGGGATCTTCATAAACAATGGTCAGGGGAATCTTCTGGGGAAGGACATGGTAGCTTGCCGCTGCCTTCTTGCAGAGGTGAACGGTATCGCCGTTTCTTAATTTGTAGCCTGCCTTTACTTTTAGATCGTTAACCAGCACCAGTCCTTCATCCACAGCCCTCTTGATCTGTGAACGGGATAGAGTCAGGTCCTTTCGGGAGAGGAAGATGTCAAGCCTCAGGCCGCTTTCATGACATGCCACAATAAATGTATATTTCTCACTCATGTGGAAACGGCGTGTTTCAATCCATCTCTGATGAAGGCAAATTCCTCCTCTTCAACCGTTCTCAAATCAAAAAGGACCTGTTCTTCGGCGACCCTCGCAATAATAGGGACATCGAGACACCTCAGGCGTTCCTCCAGGGAGTTGGCCGACATGCATCCCGGTTGAACGGCCAGCAGCATCGTCGGAATCTCGCAGGTGGGAAGAGACCCTCCCCCGGCCATAGAGAATCCCTTCTTCAGAGATAAAACTAACCCTTTTAGGCGGGCTCTTCTCAGCATGGCCAGAAGCCTCTTTGCCCTCTTTGTAACATCCGTCAGGGGTTCCGTCAGGGTCTTTAGAACCCGGAGACGGCAGGCCGCCTTCTCCGGACGCAAATACTGGATCATCGTTGCCTCGAGAGCGGCGAGGGTCAATTTGTCAATCCGGACTACCCGGTTGAGGGGATTCTTCTTAATCCGCTGGAGGAGTTCCCTTTTCCCAAGGATAATGCCCGCCTGGGGGCCACCTAACAGTTTATCGCCACTGAAAGAGACCACATCCACTCCCGTTTCCATGACATCGGAAACAGTAGGTTCCCTCTCCAGACCATAATGGTCCAGCTCGAGAAAACAGCCGCTTCCCAGGTCCTCCATTACCGGCACGCCACGTTTTTCACCGAGCGCCACCAGTGATGCAAGCCCCGTATCCTCGGTAAAGCCCATCATCTTGAAATTACTGGTGTGGACCTTCAGGATAAGCCCGGTATTTTCCCCGATGGCGTTTTCATAATCGCTGATACGGGTTCGGTTGGTTGTACCCACTTCCCTAAGGTGGGCTCCGCTTTTGGCCATCACCTCCGGTATGCGGAACTCACCGCCGATTTCAATAAGTTCTCCCCTCGAGACGATGACCTCCTTCCCCTCGGCTAAGGTGTTGAGAATCAGCAGGACGGCAGCGGCATTATTATTGACGATCAAGGCATCTTCCGCCCCTGACAGGGCACAGAGAATACTCTGTATATGGTCATATCGGAGACCTCTCTGTCCCCTGGCCAGGTCAAACTCGAGGTTTGAGTATCCTCCGCCGACCTCCAGCACCCTTTCGAGGGCTTCCCTGCAGAGGGGGGCCCTGCCCAGATTGGTATGCAGGATGGTTCCCGTTGCATTCACAACTCTGCGGAGACGGTATTGGTGAAGGACTTCGATGATTTCGGTAACCTTATCTGCAACCTGCTTTGCCACAGGCAGGCGGATACTTATTTCCTCCCCCCCTGTTTTCATAATTGTGTGTCGTAGATCTTCCACCACCTGCCGGCAGGTAGCTTTTACGATCTCCCGCGGCGCCTTTTCATAAATCCCCTTTTTTTCTAAAAGGACCAGCAATTCATCAATGCTGGGAAGACTGCTCAACAATGCTTTTTTCCGCTCATCCATACTATTCCTTTCCTTTTCCCCTGCCTGTTCCTCTCCTCCCTTCTCACCCTTCATATTCATTCGAGGCATGCCTTTAAGGCACGATCTTGGCCCGGCAAAAATCACGGAAGTTGTTTACCGCAATAAAAAACTCCCGCATCATCATGATCAACAACCTTTCCTCCCCTATTCTTTCCCTATTGATGTCTATTGTGATTGTGGGAAAAAGGAAAGTAAATACAGTAAATATATGAGAAATTATCTTACGGGTCAAGAAAATACCACATTTATCCGATCATGGCCTGAACCACCTCGAGTGGCGTTTCACCTGTGAAGACCTCACCGTTTTCCTCAAGCGGACGTTGGTGTGGTATCCGTACCAGCGTACCAGATGCAGTTGATCTGTCAAAGTAAACAAACCTCAAACTGGTGAATAAATCAGCGGTGGCGAGTTGGGAAGAGGGAAGAAAAGCCGCTATATGGACGCGCCCCCATGTTAGAGTTTGTCGAGTGGCTTCAGCTATAAGAGTTACCTCCTATGGCTTCACTCCCAGCTACCTGGATGAATGAGGAATTTCCAGGACAGGTCTCTCACCTGCAAGCCTTGAGTCCTCCACGGCGCACTTTTCCGCATCCGGCTCTTCAGGCAGGCTCACAGATAATCTCTGATAGCCGAATCAGTTCCGTTCACAATGTTTCTCCAGGCTCTGTGTCCTGCATTGTCTCCCTTCCTCAGTACACCCGCCTGTCAACCCCTTCCCTCCACCGGCATTACCCGGCTTCACCAGTACTATGGGTTGATCCGACTACTTGCGCCTTGTCCTTTTTCAGAAAGGAATATATTTGCAGCGCCGGGTAAATGATGCCTACGATACTGATTATGATCATCAAAGATGCGGAAAAAAATGTCATGACGAATTCAAAAGGGTTTTTCAGCTCATAGGAATTGCCAAGGTTGACGATCCCAAAGGTCAGAAATAAAAGCGAAATTACGCCAAGTAAAGCATTTTTCATCCACCAGATAAACGATCCCACTGTCCGTCCTTTCTTTTTGCCATCTTACCAATAATCCTCAAATGAAGCAATCATGATATCCCTGTAAAAAAGGATAAAGCACTTTTGTTTAATTATTAATTTTGTTAGATGAAAGGGTAAAACCCCTGTGTGTCTGGGGTTTCTGTTTTGTGATATAATTGACTACACCTACCTACAAGTCTACATATTTGAATATTTTAAAAAAGCGAAGATTACCAAAAGAAATAGGGAGGATAACGGTATCAGCATAAAAGAAGTTTTTGCGAAGCCAAAATGTGGGTGAACCCGCCTCTGGCGGACGAAGCTTTTATGCTGTGTTAGGCGATGCAGCGGGCTTTCTCTATTGTTCTTCATGATCATTTTCGTGATGCCCAACACGGCGAGCATAACCGGCTGGCAATGAAGCGCAGCGGAATTGCCAGTCCGAGTTGATGCGATTGTTATGGGAGATGTTTCAGATCCTCCAGATCCTTATACCTGCCACATGCCTGCTTGTTAGTCTTAAGATCCTCAATCGAAATGAAGTTCACCGATATGCCATCTATATCTATTACCTCTCGGCGCAAATAGCATTCATCGAAGTTTACACCAGAGGCTCCCGTTATTACTTCGATCCGGATGGGGGGAATCCCCATTCGGATAATCTTGTCCTTTTCGATGAACAAATCTTTAATCGCCTCTCTTTCCGGCATCCCAAAGTCACGAAGCACCTGTGCCATCTTTCTGGCATTTAGTTCGCTGACCGCGATCCAAATATCCATGTCACCAGTGGCACGCGGATAGCCATAATACCCCACAGCATATCCACCAATCATAAGGTACTCAACGCTGTGTAAGTTCAGCAGTCTCAAGAAATCTTTGAAGTCTGGATGTAGTTCGATCTGTGCCATAGACCATCCTTCGGTTAATCTCGATTGCATTCAAACGGTCGGCCTTTCCAAGGGACAGCCAGTACTGTTTCTCTTCCACAAATTCATCAAGGGAAGAGACAGTAAGTCGTGTTTTATCCAAGCGAGGCATTTCAATATCCATGTCTCATTATTCCTTGCGTTTTTCCCATAACGTAAAGCTGAGTGGCTGGGCAACGATAACAGAAAAACTATGATAAAGATAAAAACTACCGGTTAAATACTGCCTCTCAAAAACCGGCACGGCTTTGCCCAGTCTATCTCCAGCGCCTGGTTGGGCCTTATTTCTTTCCTGAGTTGAATTGAATTACTTTTTCCCAATGAATTGCTCCGGTTGAATCGCAAAACATTTCCATAAATTCAAGGGAAAACTTATTGATAACCTTGCTGTCTTCTTCAAGAAATTGATCGTTTTTCTCTTTTGCTCGATGCCCAAGAGGTTCGATAATTTCAGTATATAAGTTGTCGTTGCCAGAAATAAAGGCCCAAAATCTTTGTCCACACAATTTCAGGTATTCGCCTTTGTCGGGATTGTTGTCTTTGCCGTAACAACAACCATTGACTGCAATAACATTGAGAGATGAAGCAATGTTGGTTCCCAAAATACGCTTGGCCTTGCTAAAATTATCCTTCATTTTATTGATCTGGCTTGAGTTACCCCAGTTTGGCCCAGATTTAATGGAAACAATGTATTTAGCACTATCTTTTTCAAGCTCTAAGTCAATTCCTTCGGCAGAGGATTTGCTGCCATGATAAACATAGTTGCAAATATAAATTGCTAATCCTTCGAGAAAGCTACCGAATAATGTTTCTTCTTGTGAGGATAAATGAGCATCAAGAATCGTTTTTATAAAATCGCCAGCGGTAGTGATATGCTTGACCTTGAAAAGATAAGGATTTTTACGCTTGAGTACCGCTTTCAATTTGAGTTTCTTCAACTTTTCTATTCGGTTGTGATGAAACTCCGGTATCTTTCTCTCGACATACTCCGCTATTTTTTCTTTGGTTATTGGTTTTTCTTTGGTTATTGGTTTCATATTCAGCTTCGTCCTCGCATATTCTGTACTGATACTGGGCTGTCCTTTTTTGTGCAAGTTTGCAATATTCAGGAAGAACATCAATGCCCACGGAGTTTCTGTTTAAGTTTTGGGCCACCTCTGCGGTAGTGCCGGAACCGGCAAAAGGGTCAAGTACCCAATCGTACTCTTTTGTGAACAATTTAATAAACCATTCCGGTAGAGATTTTGGGAAAACTGCGCTGTGATTTTTGTTGTAACACTCGGTTGCAAAATGCAAAACATTTGTAGGATAAGCCACGTCTCGACCTACCCAGTTTGAAATATTCTTGCCAAACCCGCTATTAACTTTTGATTCATCCCTGGTACGGTCAGTGTCGCTGAGTTTTTTTAAGCGAGTTTTTGCCCAATCACCCATAGTAACCATGACTTCTTCCTGGTACATATTGAACTTCTTGGATTTGTTAAATTGCAGACAACGTTCCCATGAGTCTCTAAAGCGGTTCGGCCATTTTCCAGGGAAACAATTCTTTTTATGCCATACAAACTCCTCTGTCCAAAGCCACCCCTGCTTACGTAAGGCTAATATTAACTCTATTACGTATGTATGGCGTTCTCCATTGACCGCTTTTTCTTTTATGTTGAGAACAAAAGTGCCATCTATCTTTAGAACCCGAAGGAATTCTTTTGCTCGTGGCAAAAACCATTCAACATATTCATTTGGTTTGATGCCGCCGTATGTTTTACTTCTACTATCTGCATACGGTGGTGAAGTGATAATTAAATTAAAGAAATTATCTGGATACCGTTTAAGCACCTCTAAGCAGTCACCATTTTCTATTTTTGTTTTAATTTGTTCCATAATGTCTCCCTTTTCCGTTTCATGGAATGGGGTGATTATAAACTATTATTGCAAGAATATCTTTATCTATTTTTTCCGGGCATGGAGCATAGTTTCAAGAAGCCCAATGCCGAGTTGAGCTGCAAAATTGCATGCATAACGGATACGAAGTGGCTGGTTATGCAGGCAATTTTGTCAGCTCGAACGATTTGTTCACG
Proteins encoded:
- the prfA gene encoding peptide chain release factor 1, coding for MFDRLKDVETRYEELERRLSNPDIVAKPQVYQKYAREHADLRDLVKTYREYEKTRGRLEEDQDLLRGNDEELKEIVKEEIPQLRENLVVLEDRLKILLLPRDQNDDRNVLLEIRAGTGGDEAGLFAGDLFRMYARHAELNRWKVEVMSSNPAGGVGGFKEIIALIEGKGAYSKLKYESGVHRVQRVPITEAQGRIHTSAVTVAVLPEAEEVEVHIDPNELRIDVYHSSGHGGQSVNTTDSAVRITHLPTSLVVTCQDEKSQLKNKAKAMKILRARLLDMMVKKQNAEISEARKSQVGSGDRSERIRTYNFPQGRVTDHRIGLTRYDLENFLDGNIQEIIDALTTHFQAEALKQSLH
- the rho gene encoding transcription termination factor Rho, with amino-acid sequence MNIEEIKRQPISRLTSMAKELNVNGASGLRRQDLIFAILQAQAEKNGVISGAGVLEILPDGFGFLRAVDYNYLPSPDDIYISPSQIRRFSMRTGDTVSGEVRPPKEGEKYFALLKVDTVNFENPEAARDKILFDNLTPLYPQEKLNLEANPGNLSTRIIDLFTPIGKGQRGLIVSPPRAGKTVLLQDIAHSITTNHKEVILMVLLIDERPEEVTDMQRNVAGEVISSTFDEPAARHVQVAEMVIEKAKRLVEHNRDVVILLDSITRLARAYNTVVPPSGKVLSGGVDSNALHKPKRFFGAARNIENGGSLTIISTALIDTGSRMDEVIFEEFKGTGNMELHLDRRIADRRVFPAFDLIRSGTRKEELLILKHNLNRIWILRRLLQEMNPLDAMEFIIDKIRKTETNQAFLDSMNQ
- a CDS encoding site-specific DNA-methyltransferase; protein product: MEQIKTKIENGDCLEVLKRYPDNFFNLIITSPPYADSRSKTYGGIKPNEYVEWFLPRAKEFLRVLKIDGTFVLNIKEKAVNGERHTYVIELILALRKQGWLWTEEFVWHKKNCFPGKWPNRFRDSWERCLQFNKSKKFNMYQEEVMVTMGDWAKTRLKKLSDTDRTRDESKVNSGFGKNISNWVGRDVAYPTNVLHFATECYNKNHSAVFPKSLPEWFIKLFTKEYDWVLDPFAGSGTTAEVAQNLNRNSVGIDVLPEYCKLAQKRTAQYQYRICEDEAEYETNNQRKTNNQRKNSGVCREKDTGVSSQPNRKVEETQIESGTQA
- the rpmE gene encoding 50S ribosomal protein L31; its protein translation is MKKGIHPEYKKTTITCVCGNVIETMSTKQGIKVDICSRCHPFMTGKQKIVDTAGRVERFHKKYGVKQ
- the prmC gene encoding peptide chain release factor N(5)-glutamine methyltransferase, which codes for MNFELPMDIRTTLNITAIDLERRGLPTPWLDAEVLLFHYLRTDRLGLYRHPERSLADEEIRAFQSWIARRQQWEPVAYIVGQKEFWSLVFEVNDQVLVPRPETEVLVEEVIKVCSEMDYKDPSILDIGTGSGAIGVALAFELKEARIVATDISPGAIEVAMRNARKNGVDGRISFRIGNLFEPVSAEKFDCIVSNPPYVSEGEFHYLPPDVREFEPESALVAGREGTSFHETIIREGAFHLKDGGWLFLEMGAGQRDRIADVFRESDLYDNIAFRTDYAGIERVAMARRKG
- a CDS encoding RluA family pseudouridine synthase, with product MSEKYTFIVACHESGLRLDIFLSRKDLTLSRSQIKRAVDEGLVLVNDLKVKAGYKLRNGDTVHLCKKAAASYHVLPQKIPLTIVYEDPFLLVVDKPAGMVVHPAPGHDRGTLVNALLFHCKDLSGIGGVLRPGIIHRLDKGTSGLLVVAKSDEAHRGLAAQFKKHQVQKSYKVLVYGDVEGDQGMIDASVGRHPVDRKKMSTRSRRGREAITRWRVSKRYRVATLLDVDTETGRTHQIRVHLNAMSYPVVGDNIYGSSRRVGAIGDPLLRAEMRTMTRQALHASRIAFSHPINNAEMTFSSPMPDDMARLCDFLRRRNHLV
- a CDS encoding PmeII family type II restriction endonuclease, yielding MTKEKIAEYVERKIPEFHHNRIEKLKKLKLKAVLKRKNPYLFKVKHITTAGDFIKTILDAHLSSQEETLFGSFLEGLAIYICNYVYHGSKSSAEGIDLELEKDSAKYIVSIKSGPNWGNSSQINKMKDNFSKAKRILGTNIASSLNVIAVNGCCYGKDNNPDKGEYLKLCGQRFWAFISGNDNLYTEIIEPLGHRAKEKNDQFLEEDSKVINKFSLEFMEMFCDSTGAIHWEKVIQFNSGKK
- the selA gene encoding L-seryl-tRNA(Sec) selenium transferase, whose protein sequence is MNMKGEKGGEEQAGEKERNSMDERKKALLSSLPSIDELLVLLEKKGIYEKAPREIVKATCRQVVEDLRHTIMKTGGEEISIRLPVAKQVADKVTEIIEVLHQYRLRRVVNATGTILHTNLGRAPLCREALERVLEVGGGYSNLEFDLARGQRGLRYDHIQSILCALSGAEDALIVNNNAAAVLLILNTLAEGKEVIVSRGELIEIGGEFRIPEVMAKSGAHLREVGTTNRTRISDYENAIGENTGLILKVHTSNFKMMGFTEDTGLASLVALGEKRGVPVMEDLGSGCFLELDHYGLEREPTVSDVMETGVDVVSFSGDKLLGGPQAGIILGKRELLQRIKKNPLNRVVRIDKLTLAALEATMIQYLRPEKAACRLRVLKTLTEPLTDVTKRAKRLLAMLRRARLKGLVLSLKKGFSMAGGGSLPTCEIPTMLLAVQPGCMSANSLEERLRCLDVPIIARVAEEQVLFDLRTVEEEEFAFIRDGLKHAVST